CTGATCGTCCACGACTGCGCGGCGCTGGCCGTGCCTGACAGCGTCATGGTGCCCGTACCAGCCTTGCCAAACTGGGTAAAGCCCTGGATGAACGTGCCACTGCCCACGGCGCCGGTCGATGCGAGGTCGAACGTCGTGGTGATATCGCTGTGGAACGTGATGGTGTCGCCGCCGTTGGCATCACCGCTGGTGCTCACGATGTTGCCGGAGAACGAGCCGCCATCGCGAATGATCAGGTGATTATCGCCGCCGCTAAACGCCACGGCGGCGGCCTGGGTACCACCTGTCACGGCGCCACCGGCGATCGTACCGGCGTTATCCACCGTCGCACCACCGGTCGAAACGACGCCCGCGCCGCCGTCGCCGTAGGCGTTCAATGAGCTGGAGCCACCGGCGCCGCCACTGATGAGGCCGCCTGCAGCATTGATCAGCGTGAAGCCCGAACCGCTGACACCCGCGCCGCCGGTACCACCGGACGCCTGCGCGGACGTATTGCCAGAGCCGGCGTACTTACCCGCGCCAGCGAAGCCGCCCGAGCCGCCAAGGATCCGCCCGCTGTTCGTGAGCTTGAAGCCCGAACCCGTGACGCCGGCACCGCCGGCGCCGCCGTTAGCGGGGGCCGGGAGGCTGGCACTGGCGGTGTATTTGGATCCCCTGCCGCCTGCACCACCCGCGATCTGGCCGCTGTTGGTCAAGGTGAAACCGGTACCGCGCACGCCGTCACCACCCTTGCCGGCACCGCTCACGCCTGCAGTCGTGGCGTAATAGCCTGCCGCGCCACCTGCGCCGCCGGAAATAGAGCCGCTGCTGGTCAGGCTGAAAGAGGTGCCCGTCACACCGGCGCCACCGTTGCCGCCTGCTCCGCCGAATCCGGTGGATGCATTGAGGCTCCTGCCGCCCGTGCCGCCGTTTCCGGCCTGGATGCTTCCCGTGCTGTTCAATGTAAAACCGTCGCCGGTGACGGCGTCGGAACCATCCGTGCCGTTCGAACCGTTGTTGTCAGCCAGCGTGGTTCCGCTTACACCACTGCTGCCGAGGATGTAGGTCAGCGAGGCCGTATCGGGCAGGCCCAGGATGAGCGACGTGCCTGCGCCAAGCCGGAAGCTGCCGACGTACTCCTGGTCGCTGGCGAGATTCAGCGTACCGCCCGTCACCGTCCAGTTGCCGTCGACCTCATCGTTAACGTCGGTGAGAGTCCACGTGCTGTTGCCGGTTTTGGCAAACGTGTTGAAGCCCCTGATCGTTTGCAGCGAACCCGATCCGATCGCCGCCGTGCTCAGCGTGGCATCGGTGTCGCCGCCCAGGGTCAGGGTATCGCCGCCCTGGCTGATCACCTGGCCGATGAACTGGTAACCCGCTTCCAGGATAAGGTTGTTGCCGCCGCCACTCAGCTCCACGGCGTTCGCACGTGAGCCATCGCTGTTGAGTCCGCCTGAGATAAGGCCGCTATTGGTGATGGTCGCATCACCGGTGGCAATCACGCCGACGCCGGCAACACCCGCCGCACCGGCGATGCCAGCCACGCCGCTGGCGCCGTTGATGCCAAACGGGGAGGACCCTGCGCTGCCCCCTGCACCCGCGGCACCCGCATTACCTGCATCGCCGCCAGCGATCGTACCGGTGTTCGTCAGGATGAAATGCGCCCCACTGATGCCGGCACCACCGTTGCCGCCCAAGCCACCAATGCCACCCGCTCCACCCGTGCCGGAACGGCCGTACTTGCTATAGCCGCCGCGGCCACCCTGCCCGCCGGCACCGCCGTTGCCGCCGCGCCCACCGCTGATAAGGCCGGAGTTGGTCAACGTAAAGCCCGCGCCGCTCAGGCCGACGCCGCCGTTGTTACCCGCTCCCCCGGCACCGCCCGCGCCGCCCGCTCCGCCGGATCCGTAGTAGGCCCCGCCCCCCGTACCACCGGCAGCCCCAACGCCGCCCGCCCCGCCCGCACCCGCGTGGATAGTGCCCGTATTGATAAATACTCCGGGCGATACCACGCCATTGCCGCCTGCCGCGCCAGCACCGCCCGTGCCACCGACGCCACCCATGCCTCCCGCACCGTAAACGCCTCCATAGGCGCCCGAGGCACCGCCACCGCCATTACCACCCGCGCCGCCACCGCCGCCAGAAACGTCGCCGCCGTTCGCCTCGGTTACGCCTGCGTCATCCAGGGCCGAGCCTCCAGCGGTGCCGAGGCCACCGGCGCCACCCGTACCACCGTTTGAACCGTTGACGCCCGGCGTGCCATCGATCACCGAGCCATCGTCGGTTGGCTGCGTCGGCGTGGTCGTGGCCGGCGGGACGGGCGCCGCGAAGGCTGCGGTCGGTATTGCACACAGCAGCGAACCGGTGAACAACGCGAGCGCGGCAGCCGCGAGCGGACGCAATGATGGCGGCGACTTGCGCTCATCCACGCTTGCCGACACACCCCCTCGCGGACTGCTCGCCACTTCCGAAGTCACCTGCACGGCGCCAAGGGCGCGATTCCAAATCAAACGATAGATACGATTCATGGCAATGGCCCCCTGTGGCCAATGAGCGTGATGGTGCTGGTTTTTTTCTTTTGAATGAGAGGTACGGCG
Above is a genomic segment from Luteibacter aegosomatissinici containing:
- a CDS encoding autotransporter-associated beta strand repeat-containing protein; its protein translation is MNRIYRLIWNRALGAVQVTSEVASSPRGGVSASVDERKSPPSLRPLAAAALALFTGSLLCAIPTAAFAAPVPPATTTPTQPTDDGSVIDGTPGVNGSNGGTGGAGGLGTAGGSALDDAGVTEANGGDVSGGGGGAGGNGGGGASGAYGGVYGAGGMGGVGGTGGAGAAGGNGVVSPGVFINTGTIHAGAGGAGGVGAAGGTGGGAYYGSGGAGGAGGAGGAGNNGGVGLSGAGFTLTNSGLISGGRGGNGGAGGQGGRGGYSKYGRSGTGGAGGIGGLGGNGGAGISGAHFILTNTGTIAGGDAGNAGAAGAGGSAGSSPFGINGASGVAGIAGAAGVAGVGVIATGDATITNSGLISGGLNSDGSRANAVELSGGGNNLILEAGYQFIGQVISQGGDTLTLGGDTDATLSTAAIGSGSLQTIRGFNTFAKTGNSTWTLTDVNDEVDGNWTVTGGTLNLASDQEYVGSFRLGAGTSLILGLPDTASLTYILGSSGVSGTTLADNNGSNGTDGSDAVTGDGFTLNSTGSIQAGNGGTGGRSLNASTGFGGAGGNGGAGVTGTSFSLTSSGSISGGAGGAAGYYATTAGVSGAGKGGDGVRGTGFTLTNSGQIAGGAGGRGSKYTASASLPAPANGGAGGAGVTGSGFKLTNSGRILGGSGGFAGAGKYAGSGNTSAQASGGTGGAGVSGSGFTLINAAGGLISGGAGGSSSLNAYGDGGAGVVSTGGATVDNAGTIAGGAVTGGTQAAAVAFSGGDNHLIIRDGGSFSGNIVSTSGDANGGDTITFHSDITTTFDLASTGAVGSGTFIQGFTQFGKAGTGTMTLSGTASAAQSWTISGGSLVANTDSLAGNVTFAPDTGATANLTFNQATDGTYSGVISGDGSLTKDGAGVLTLTGNNTYTGLTTINAGQLLVSRDGVTGMLEGDVANNATLIFNRADTVHYGAVISGTGTLTQTGTGMLILNGANTYTGATTVTAGTLEVGDADHAAAAITSEVMVEANGTLRGHGTIDGNVVSDGIVWPGGSVGLLTINGNYTQNAGGTLQIDVTPTEASQLLVHGTASLAGTLSLVYAPGTYTTSTYTLLQADSVTGKFASTTSSGAVPTTANASVSYTSTAVSLSLSPTDTGSTPTNPTNPSTPSTPSTPATPPASSVVAPLDSGLYANLMHAANLAGQQSMNTVLGATLRPAEASCGNGDAARGSNIATSCGHGLWAQYTGGSNELTGENGLRSTTFGLQAGGDVAAGDVMHIGLEGGIDRINANDRHGGNGHVDNVHGGVYAFANAGPIVLSGLIDQSHASYRFNRQTGTGQATSSPDGSTTAAAIQAAWPIAAAQWQVTPAVGALYQHQRLDGFHDTVVSTSPLAASFALQGTRSTYTTMQPYVALAFSRAFTAGGVTYVPQFDVGYRYDTRDGNGPTVNALSQDGTAFALPGDTTGRGMTTVGARITAQAGASWNMYLDYQGQFSSHLNANALSVGFTKHF